A part of Hippopotamus amphibius kiboko isolate mHipAmp2 chromosome 16, mHipAmp2.hap2, whole genome shotgun sequence genomic DNA contains:
- the C16H19orf85 gene encoding uncharacterized protein C19orf85 homolog: MHPGAPAAPGVSEPGPRELCAFVSGAAAHVLRTLHPRRNKAPRRRPNHRRFLHNQICRQFAKIEAATQHLAMSILSQEAPPQRLPPQRPPPPPPSPFLGVACAVAPTEAPQAGPSLSLTALDASTLDLFEEIALPPECASVPSDPPCCVLGQPDLWPDPHFYNPLLPTPHALGGGDERSATEGGWERETGPHGPSPEEKK, encoded by the exons ATGCACCCCGGcgcccctgcagcccctggcGTCTCCGAGCCTGGCCCCAGGGAGCTGTGTGCCTTTGTGAGCGGGGCGGCGGCCCACGTGCTGCGCACCCTGCACCCCCGGCGGAACAAGGCCCCCAGAAGGAGGCCCAACCACAGGAGGTTCCTGCACAACCAGATCTGCAG GCAGTTTGCCAAGATCGAAGCTGCTACCCAGCACCTGGCCATGTCCATCCTGTCCCAGGAGGCACCTCCCCAGAGACTGCCACCCCAAAggccacctccaccacctccatcaccctTCCTGGGGGTGGCCTGTGCTGTGGCCCCCACTGAGGCACCCCAAGCCGGCCCCAGCCTGAGCCTCACTGCCCTGGACGCCTCCACCCTCGACCTCTTTGAGGAGATTGCGCTCCCCCCAGAGTGTGCCTCAGTGCCATCTGACCCGCCCTGTTGTGTGCTGGGCCAGCCGGACCTGTGGCCGGATCCACATTTCTACAACCCCCTGCTCCCTACCCCGCatgccctggggggaggggacgaACGCTCAGCTACTGAGGGGGGTTGG GAAAGAGAGACTGGCCCACACGGCCCCTCCCCCGAGGAAAAGAAGTAG